Proteins from a single region of Theobroma cacao cultivar B97-61/B2 chromosome 10, Criollo_cocoa_genome_V2, whole genome shotgun sequence:
- the LOC108663728 gene encoding 40S ribosomal protein S16-like: MVEKASIESIQCFGRKKTVVAVTYCNKRSGLIKINGVPIELVELEILHFKAVELILFLGRQHFAGINMRIQVKGKGHTSQIYTICQIIAKALVAFYQKYVDEQSKKEIKDILVKYDRTLLVADPRRCEP, from the coding sequence ATGGTGGAAAAAGCATCGATCGAGTCCATACAATGCTTCGGTCGCAAGAAGACGGTGGTAGCAGTAACCTACTGCAACAAAAGGAGTGGTTTGATCAAGATCAACGGTGTTCCCATCGAGCTTGTTGAGCTTGAGATCCTCCATTTCAAGGCTGTAGAGCTAATCCTTTTTCTTGGCCGCCAACATTTTGCTGGCATTAACATGAGGATCCAAGTTAAAGGCAAAGGCCACACTTCTCAGATCTACACTATTTGTCAAATCATTGCCAAAGCCCTTGTCGCTTTTTACCAGAAGTACGTTGATGAGCAAAGCAAGAAGGAGATTAAGGACATTTTGGTCAAGTATGATAGGACTTTGCTGGTGGCTGATCCAAGGAGGTGCGAGCCCTAG